The region TCCAGCTTACCGTCTGAATGACTGGGCGAGCATCTACGGTGTTGTAGGTGTTGGCTACGGTAAATTCCAGCAGACTGAAAACCAGAGCGAAAGCCGCACTGCAAGCAACAGCGACTATGGCTTCTCCTATGGCGCAGGCCTGCAGTTCAACCCAATCCAGGACGTTGCTCTGGACTTCTCCTATGAGCAGAGCCGTATCCGCAACGTTGACGTTGGCACCTGGATCGCGGGCGTAGGTTACCGCTTCTAATCACTCCGGTGAGCTAATAAAAAATCCGCCCAATGTGGCGGATTTTTTTTGTGGAAAGTAAAAGCAAAACGGCAACCCCAGGTTGCCGTTTTTAGTGTTGTTCCCTCTCCTCGTGGGAGAGGGTCAGGGGGAGGGTATCGGACCGCTACTTACTCTTAATATCGAAAATATCCGTACCCAGATGGTTGTAGTCAACTTTCTGTAACTTGAAGTTGGTAACGTACACTGGGGGAGCTTTCTTGTTAGAGACAAACGGGTAAGCCGTTTTTATCTGCTCGGCTGTAATTCCCGTCCACTGCGAGAAGAACTGCAGGAAATCATTTGCCGAACGGCGCGCTTTAATCACGCGATGCGTTTTATCATCACTCGACAGCACCATAAACGGCACCTGGAAGTTCTGCTGGAACTTGTCATCATGCGCCAGGTACTGCACCTCTTTACCACGCTCTTTAAACGCCAGCCCATGATCCGAGAAATAGACCATGGAGAAGCTGTCGCCCGTATTGCGTAGCTGATCGTACAGCTTGCTCAGCAGGTCGTCGGTTTGCGTCATGGTGTAGAGATAGCAAGAGGTCTCTTTGGACTGCACGAACTCCGCGTACTTCCCGCCGGTCCGATCGCAGGCCTGCGGGTGCGACCCCATCAGGTGCAGGACGATCAGCTGAGGCTGGGTGCGCGGAGTGGCGAAGACCTGTGCCGTCATTTTCAGCAGCGCTTCGTCTTTGGTATTTTTGTCGGCTTCAAAGTCGCCGTTCTTAAGGAACTGCACTTCGTCGGCACGTTTGGCGATACTGGCGATGGCCGTATCGTATTCGCCAATTTGCCCCTGATTGGAGAACCACCAGGTCTGATAACCCGCGCGGTTTGCCAGGGTGACAAAATTATCCTGATACTGAGGTTTGCCGTCGACGACCCGGTTAAGCGTCAGGCCGAGCGATTTCTGCGTCGAGCCGCTGGCCGCAACATAATCGGTAAACAGCGTGCCTTTGACCGAGCTGGCAAACGGTGTGTTATCCCAGTGTCCGCCGAAGGCTCCCATTGCATCGCGACGGGCACTTTCCCCAATCACCACCACATAGGTGTGATACTTCGGCTTAACGGCCAGCACGTTCCAGGTGTCTTTCATATTGGAAAGCTCAGCCATGCGCGCCTGTTCGTCGAGAACCTCTTTATTATTTACAACGACGTCTTTAACGAAGCGGAAAACCGGATAGCCGATATTGAT is a window of Enterobacter cloacae complex sp. ECNIH7 DNA encoding:
- a CDS encoding phosphoethanolamine transferase, with product MNVTLIDTVVTRSRALSPWTGFYFLQSLLINFALGYPFSLLYAVAFTCVLHVLWRTAPRVQKTVIGICSLVAALYFPFGQAYGSPNFNTLLALHSTNMEESTEILTIFPWYSYVVGIFIFALGVIAIRRQPAEKKSWGKIEILCLVFSVAVAFVAPIQNIPWDGKLRLINIGYPVFRFVKDVVVNNKEVLDEQARMAELSNMKDTWNVLAVKPKYHTYVVVIGESARRDAMGAFGGHWDNTPFASSVKGTLFTDYVAASGSTQKSLGLTLNRVVDGKPQYQDNFVTLANRAGYQTWWFSNQGQIGEYDTAIASIAKRADEVQFLKNGDFEADKNTKDEALLKMTAQVFATPRTQPQLIVLHLMGSHPQACDRTGGKYAEFVQSKETSCYLYTMTQTDDLLSKLYDQLRNTGDSFSMVYFSDHGLAFKERGKEVQYLAHDDKFQQNFQVPFMVLSSDDKTHRVIKARRSANDFLQFFSQWTGITAEQIKTAYPFVSNKKAPPVYVTNFKLQKVDYNHLGTDIFDIKSK